In Fibrobacter sp., a single window of DNA contains:
- a CDS encoding PDZ domain-containing protein, with translation MNRLIKVSLAASLLAAPVLADEQFGGVGITIYQIPQGVHVVEVIPGTPAAETGIQAGDDIVAVDGVSLKGLDIEESKSMLRGQVNKPVEITFVNSGDTLRATLRRAQITVKEFESAQVESWYNKKEFDAAELENYASANSGDKQFVAVLKRGSLMKEGTVSAQDVNGIYVDKAEGFAPRPTNPNVAKSGSAKLKGFSRNAISFNLKSAGTATVTVMNTDGAVVATVVAENAQPGFNSVSWNGEKVPSGRYMVSIEHNGSVSGKNAVLK, from the coding sequence ATGAATCGTTTAATTAAGGTTTCTCTTGCTGCATCGCTCCTTGCGGCTCCGGTTTTGGCCGATGAACAGTTCGGCGGTGTGGGTATTACCATCTACCAGATTCCTCAGGGAGTCCATGTGGTAGAGGTCATTCCGGGAACACCTGCCGCAGAGACGGGTATCCAGGCTGGTGACGATATCGTGGCTGTAGATGGAGTCAGTCTTAAGGGACTGGATATCGAAGAATCTAAGTCCATGCTTCGTGGTCAGGTCAACAAGCCTGTGGAAATCACCTTCGTTAATTCTGGAGACACTTTGAGGGCAACGCTTCGCCGCGCCCAGATTACGGTGAAGGAATTTGAAAGTGCCCAGGTGGAATCTTGGTACAACAAAAAAGAATTTGATGCTGCCGAACTGGAAAATTATGCTAGCGCCAATAGCGGCGACAAGCAGTTTGTGGCTGTTCTGAAGCGAGGTTCCTTGATGAAAGAGGGAACCGTTAGTGCCCAAGATGTGAACGGCATCTATGTGGACAAGGCAGAAGGTTTTGCCCCGAGGCCCACAAACCCCAATGTGGCCAAGTCCGGGTCTGCCAAGCTGAAGGGTTTCTCTCGCAATGCTATCAGCTTTAACCTGAAGTCTGCGGGTACTGCAACCGTTACGGTGATGAATACCGATGGCGCTGTGGTGGCCACCGTGGTGGCCGAAAATGCCCAGCCTGGTTTTAACAGCGTCTCCTGGAATGGCGAAAAGGTTCCTAGCGGTCGCTATATGGTGTCTATCGAGCACAATGGCTCGGTGAGCGGCAAGAACGCCGTGCTGAAGTAA